One window of the Triticum dicoccoides isolate Atlit2015 ecotype Zavitan chromosome 3B, WEW_v2.0, whole genome shotgun sequence genome contains the following:
- the LOC119276445 gene encoding V-type proton ATPase subunit E-like: protein MNDTDVSKQIQQMVRFIRQEAEEKAGEISVSAEEEFNIEKLQLVEAEKKKIRQEYERKEKQVDVRKKIEYSMQLNASRIKVLQAQDDLVNKMKEDAMKELLNISSNHHEYKNLLKELVVQGLLRLKEPAVLLRCRKEDHHNVESVLHSAKNEYASKADVHEPEILVDHSVYLPPSPSHGDEHGQICHGGVVLASRDGKIVFENTVDARLEVVFRKKLPEIRKLLVAA, encoded by the exons ATGAACGACACCGATGTCTCCAAGCAGATCCAGCAGATGGTGCGGTTCATCCGccaggaggccgaggagaaggctggcgagatctccgtctccgcTGAGGAG GAATTCAACATTGAGAAGCTGCAACTTGTTGAAGCTGAGAAAAAGAAGATCAGGCAAGAATATGAGCGGAAAGAGAAGCAGGTTGATGTTCGGAAGAAAAT TGAGTACTCTATGCAGCTGAATGCTTCTCGCATCAAAGTGCTTCAGGCCCAGGATGACCTGGTTAATAAAATGAAAGAGGATGCAATGAAGGAACTCCTGAATATCAGCAGCAACCACCATGAATACAAGAATCTGTTAAAAGAACTCGTTGTTCAG GGCCTGCTTCGGTTGAAAGAGCCAGCTGTACTGCTCCGCTGCCGCAAAGAAGATCACCATAATGTGGAATCTGTACTGCATTCAGCAAAGAATGAGTATGCATCAAAAGCAGATGTCCATGAGCCCGAGATACTAGTTGACCACAGTGTCTACCTGCCACCTTCTCCGAGCCATGGCGATGAGCACGGCCAGATTTG CCATGGAGGTGTTGTGCTGGCTTCTCGAGATGGAAAGATTGTGTTTGAGAATACAGTTGATGCAAGGCTTGAAGTTGTTTTCCGCAAG